From the genome of Thermoplasmata archaeon:
CGGATACGGCATCTATTTCTGGAACCAAGATGCCCTCTCGGTGGGAACGCACACGTGGGGCGTCCACATCGCGGTTAATCCGAACAACCTGTCGGCGTTCACCTACCGTTTCACGCTCGAAGTCAACGGGAGCGTGATGGAACAGACCACGGTGACGTGACCATGGATGAGGCCGCGGTCGAATGGTCCGTCGGGATGGATCCGGAGCTCGCAATCGACGCGTGGTCCACCGCCGCGCTCCTTGCGGCCGTGATCGAAGCCCTGCTCGAAGAGCCGGAGAAACTCGAGCTCGCGCTTCGGGTCCTGGGCGCCCGTCCGACCGCGTAGCGGCCGAACGGACCACGGCGGCGTGGCCTAGAGGTTCATCACGACGACGTCCTTCACGGCCTTCATGCCCTGGAACGGCAGGATGAGCCGCCCCTCCGGATCCTTCTTGAGCCCCTTCGTCGGCACGTTCTCCGCCGGGAGCACGAGGACGTCGGACAACTTTCCGCTCTTCGTGTTCACGATGAAGTTCTCGATCGTCCCCAGGATCTGGCCGTCGTTCGTCATGACGGTCTTGCCCCGGAGCTCCGTGGCAAACTTCTTCATCCCATCACCCGCATCGGGCGAGGGCCCCGTTGCGGCACCGCCGCGGCGGGATCCCATCCCTGTCCGACAGACATCCGACGCACGATATATGAACATTCCGCCGCGATGCGCGATTAGCGCGCCGGGG
Proteins encoded in this window:
- a CDS encoding PRC-barrel domain-containing protein — protein: MGSRRGGAATGPSPDAGDGMKKFATELRGKTVMTNDGQILGTIENFIVNTKSGKLSDVLVLPAENVPTKGLKKDPEGRLILPFQGMKAVKDVVVMNL